One Halarcobacter ebronensis genomic window carries:
- a CDS encoding flagellar hook-length control protein FliK, with protein sequence MLVSNSNNLLNILLPNNNNVLKEALKNADMKTLEEVAKGATSVGDILQNLFDDLKTGTKNNSNLENILKNSNLFKDFGSFAKSINTLLEQLDPSMEKYRPQLENFLKNISELDGNMLKEMINKSGVFLESKILEQTKADANQALPKNLENLLNQIKTILKDIPSLEAKNITSMIDKILQNSSNPTQTSNMLNSELKALTSELQKLSNGLSDKQLSNLNQLTNILKNISNSGQLVESKIENLNQNTQLAQTTQQTQNQLQQTSIPQSQQQITSSQTPIPQNLLLEKQDLINKTVDTLFQLRNEIQSNSTISNKEPIMKLIDNLLQNNDIFSKNSSQMEVKSALNQLTQLGDLKLLSNQNPAVATLVDSLKNQIDSISNLETKVLQNVNIQSDKQSLTRDIQQTLFSLKSELINIPSSNTSFINQIIDKLLNIQNLFSKIDMPLELQTLQTQNSTNSFPNNFANNLNSLILNLKESIVNLSSNHENLNLQNSIYKSIDKLETIVNNFIHHQTNTTPAQTNLHNDIKSVLLQMQMELQTKSDSTSNETMKQIDKIVSQIEYHQLYSIVSNSNSVYIPFLWDMLEDGNISMKKIDENKFYCEINLSLKEFGQTQLLLALYDKNKLDLTVYLSKESFKQTFRENSVKLKQALNKVNLIPVNIKIIDMQEEKEETSKVKKQTDVYNQNSSLNMGIDIRA encoded by the coding sequence ATGTTAGTTTCAAATAGCAACAACTTATTGAACATACTATTGCCAAATAATAACAATGTTTTAAAAGAGGCACTAAAAAATGCAGATATGAAAACATTGGAAGAGGTTGCAAAAGGTGCAACTAGTGTTGGAGATATTTTACAAAACCTTTTTGATGACCTAAAAACAGGTACTAAAAACAACTCAAACTTAGAAAATATACTTAAAAATTCAAACCTTTTTAAAGATTTTGGAAGCTTTGCAAAATCAATCAATACGCTGCTTGAACAACTTGATCCTTCAATGGAAAAATACAGACCTCAATTGGAAAATTTTTTAAAAAACATCTCAGAGCTTGATGGAAATATGTTAAAAGAGATGATTAATAAATCTGGTGTATTTTTGGAGTCTAAAATTTTAGAACAAACCAAAGCTGATGCAAATCAAGCTCTACCAAAAAATTTAGAGAATTTGTTAAATCAGATAAAAACTATATTAAAAGATATCCCATCACTTGAAGCAAAAAATATTACTTCAATGATAGATAAAATATTACAAAATAGTTCAAACCCTACTCAAACGTCAAATATGCTAAATAGTGAACTAAAAGCCTTAACAAGTGAACTACAAAAATTATCAAATGGTTTAAGTGACAAACAGTTATCAAATCTTAATCAATTAACCAATATATTAAAAAATATTTCAAACAGCGGTCAATTAGTGGAATCAAAAATTGAAAATCTTAATCAAAATACACAATTAGCACAAACAACACAACAAACACAAAACCAATTGCAACAAACATCAATACCCCAAAGTCAGCAACAAATAACTTCTTCTCAAACACCAATACCACAAAATCTGCTTTTAGAGAAACAGGATTTAATAAATAAAACAGTAGATACTCTCTTTCAATTAAGAAATGAGATTCAATCAAATAGTACAATCTCAAATAAAGAACCTATTATGAAACTAATAGATAATCTTTTGCAAAACAATGATATTTTTTCAAAAAACAGTTCACAGATGGAAGTAAAATCAGCACTAAATCAACTAACACAACTAGGAGATTTAAAACTTCTTTCAAATCAAAATCCAGCTGTTGCCACTTTAGTTGATTCATTAAAAAACCAGATTGACTCAATATCAAATCTTGAGACAAAAGTTTTACAAAATGTGAATATTCAAAGTGACAAACAGAGTTTAACAAGGGATATACAACAAACACTCTTTAGCTTAAAAAGTGAATTAATAAATATACCTTCATCCAATACAAGTTTTATAAATCAAATAATTGATAAACTCCTAAATATTCAAAATCTTTTTTCTAAGATTGATATGCCTTTGGAACTACAAACTCTTCAAACTCAAAATAGTACAAATAGTTTTCCAAATAATTTTGCAAACAACTTAAACTCTTTGATTTTGAATCTAAAAGAGAGCATTGTAAATCTATCTTCAAATCATGAAAATCTAAATTTGCAAAATAGTATTTACAAAAGTATTGATAAACTTGAAACAATTGTAAACAATTTCATTCATCATCAAACAAACACAACACCAGCTCAAACTAATCTACACAATGATATAAAAAGTGTTCTTTTACAAATGCAAATGGAGTTACAAACAAAAAGTGATTCAACTTCAAACGAGACCATGAAACAAATTGATAAAATTGTTTCCCAAATAGAGTATCATCAACTCTACTCTATTGTCTCAAATAGCAATAGTGTTTATATCCCTTTTTTATGGGATATGTTAGAAGATGGCAATATCTCAATGAAAAAAATAGATGAAAATAAATTCTATTGTGAAATAAATCTTTCTTTAAAAGAGTTTGGACAAACTCAACTTCTATTGGCTTTATATGACAAAAATAAATTAGATTTAACAGTATATCTATCAAAAGAGAGCTTCAAACAAACCTTTAGAGAAAACTCTGTAAAACTAAAACAAGCGTTAAATAAAGTAAATCTAATACCTGTAAATATCAAAATTATTGATATGCAAGAGGAGAAAGAGGAGACAAGTAAAGTTAAAAAGCAAACTGATGTATATAATCAAAACTCAAGCTTAAATATGGGAATAGATATAAGGGCATAA
- a CDS encoding EscU/YscU/HrcU family type III secretion system export apparatus switch protein, which produces MREENNIKKAVALEYDINVDNAPKITAKGSGEIAKNIIKIAQKNEIPIKKDEDLIELLSAIDIDKEIPDSMYKAVAEIFSFIYDLTTLERRKREQGQQ; this is translated from the coding sequence ATGAGAGAAGAGAATAATATAAAAAAAGCTGTTGCATTAGAGTATGATATAAATGTTGATAATGCCCCTAAAATTACGGCAAAAGGTAGTGGTGAAATTGCAAAAAACATTATCAAAATTGCTCAAAAAAATGAAATCCCAATTAAAAAAGATGAAGACTTAATAGAACTTCTTTCTGCCATTGATATTGATAAAGAGATTCCTGACAGTATGTATAAAGCTGTAGCTGAAATTTTCTCTTTTATCTATGATTTGACAACTTTAGAAAGAAGAAAAAGAGAACAAGGTCAACAATAA
- the mrdA gene encoding penicillin-binding protein 2, with protein MKRLNLIFILILIVLITLLSRIYFLSIKSNTYYEELSKRNYIKKIYKVPNRGIIKDRNGVPLAMNKLGFSINLKPHLRSYKKREKLDELITLINNHFSQYSKEDLLKEYMKLDSNYKHDFVKIVEFIPYENFFDKYTIFNSNDDIEIKAEVKRVYPYGENASHIIGYVGKASKIDIENNEFSRYSDIIGKNGLEKYYNEKLQGKLGEKIVKVNALNKEIETLEETEAFTDNDLNISIDIRLQKYIQEIFGEDSGAVVVMNAKNGEILAAGSYPEFDNNIFVDGISIDEWNKLRNDFNHPFTNKLINGIYPPGSTIKMGIALSFLENGIKPNFEVYCSGSMQLGKRNFRCWKHDGHGRVGFKRAIRESCDDFFYKGSLQVGINKISESLKEYGIGVETGIDLGNEFYATNPNKEWKQEKYRQPWYLGDTINASIGQGYMTVTPMQIARYTAFIATGNLPKPHLAFDAYEAPKEITYRPSDLKLVQEGMYDVANNPNGTAYYHVRESNITLAAKTGTAQVVAIPQEEKKRMKESELKYYHRSHAWLTGYGPYKDPQYVVSIIVEHGGHGGSAAGHVMSKIFNKLEELGYIKNNK; from the coding sequence TTGAAAAGATTAAACCTAATATTTATATTAATTTTAATAGTATTAATTACCCTACTTTCAAGAATATATTTTTTAAGTATAAAATCAAATACCTATTATGAAGAGTTGTCAAAAAGAAACTATATTAAAAAGATTTACAAGGTACCAAATAGAGGAATTATTAAAGATAGAAATGGTGTTCCATTAGCTATGAATAAATTGGGATTTTCAATAAATCTAAAACCCCATTTAAGGTCATATAAAAAAAGAGAAAAACTAGACGAGTTAATAACTTTAATAAATAATCATTTCTCTCAATATTCAAAAGAGGACCTTTTAAAAGAGTATATGAAGCTTGACTCAAACTATAAACATGATTTTGTAAAAATTGTGGAGTTTATTCCCTATGAAAACTTTTTTGATAAATATACAATTTTTAACTCAAATGATGATATTGAGATAAAAGCAGAAGTAAAAAGGGTTTATCCTTATGGAGAAAATGCTTCACACATTATAGGTTATGTTGGTAAAGCATCAAAAATAGATATTGAGAATAATGAGTTTTCAAGATATAGTGATATTATAGGTAAAAATGGTCTTGAAAAATACTACAATGAAAAACTTCAAGGAAAACTTGGAGAAAAAATTGTAAAAGTAAATGCTTTAAATAAAGAGATAGAGACCTTAGAAGAGACAGAAGCTTTTACAGACAATGACTTAAATATTTCAATAGATATTAGACTACAAAAATATATTCAAGAGATTTTTGGAGAAGATAGTGGTGCTGTAGTTGTAATGAATGCAAAAAATGGGGAAATACTTGCAGCTGGCTCTTATCCAGAGTTTGACAACAATATCTTTGTTGATGGAATATCAATTGATGAGTGGAACAAATTAAGAAATGATTTTAACCACCCTTTTACAAATAAATTAATAAATGGTATCTACCCTCCTGGTTCAACAATAAAAATGGGAATAGCTCTTTCGTTTTTAGAAAATGGTATAAAACCAAATTTTGAAGTCTATTGCAGTGGTTCTATGCAACTAGGAAAGAGAAATTTTAGATGTTGGAAACATGATGGACATGGAAGAGTTGGATTTAAACGAGCAATTAGAGAGAGTTGTGATGACTTTTTCTATAAAGGAAGCTTACAAGTTGGAATCAATAAAATCTCTGAATCTTTAAAAGAATACGGGATTGGAGTTGAGACAGGGATAGATTTAGGTAATGAATTTTATGCAACAAATCCAAATAAAGAGTGGAAACAAGAAAAATATAGACAACCATGGTATTTGGGAGATACAATAAATGCTTCAATTGGACAAGGATATATGACTGTAACTCCTATGCAAATAGCAAGATATACAGCTTTTATCGCCACAGGTAATCTTCCTAAGCCCCACTTAGCTTTTGATGCTTATGAAGCTCCTAAAGAAATAACTTATAGACCAAGTGATTTGAAGCTTGTACAAGAAGGAATGTATGATGTTGCAAATAATCCAAATGGAACTGCTTATTACCATGTAAGAGAATCAAATATTACTTTAGCAGCAAAAACAGGAACAGCACAAGTTGTAGCAATTCCACAAGAAGAGAAAAAGAGAATGAAAGAGAGTGAGCTTAAATATTATCATAGATCTCACGCATGGCTTACAGGATATGGTCCTTATAAAGATCCTCAATATGTAGTATCTATTATTGTTGAGCATGGAGGGCATGGAGGGAGTGCAGCAGGACATGTTATGAGTAAAATATTTAATAAACTAGAAGAACTAGGATATATTAAAAATAATAAATAA
- a CDS encoding nucleoside recognition domain-containing protein, whose translation MDYKQSLHSSLRSAWIIIKLVIPIYILAEVLYYYNILSYISFLVEPLTSLLDLPKETALSIISGMFLNIYAAIAFAAPLELTPKQWTILAIFLGICHSLVVETAVMKKIGISNVYSISLRVIVGFVVAFIATFIPDKLFVDTISNVVVERKVYENLFDVLKNSFFDSIYLTFQIIVLISLIILFMDFIKSRDFIKKFEKNISRNFSIFVGMILGITYGAGILIKESKSGALSKKDIFIIGTFLMICHAIIEDTLLFVIFNANPYVIVLFRVTFAIIFTLLLLNLYKKI comes from the coding sequence TTGGATTATAAACAGAGTTTACACTCATCTCTTAGAAGTGCTTGGATAATTATAAAATTGGTTATACCAATTTATATATTAGCAGAGGTTTTATACTATTATAATATTTTGTCATATATATCTTTTCTTGTGGAACCATTAACCTCTTTACTTGACTTGCCTAAAGAGACAGCACTTAGTATTATAAGTGGAATGTTTTTAAATATTTATGCAGCAATTGCTTTTGCAGCTCCTTTAGAACTAACACCAAAACAGTGGACAATTTTAGCTATTTTTCTTGGAATTTGTCACTCTTTAGTTGTAGAAACAGCAGTAATGAAAAAAATTGGTATATCAAATGTTTATTCAATTTCATTAAGAGTAATAGTTGGATTTGTTGTAGCTTTTATAGCTACATTTATTCCTGATAAACTCTTTGTAGATACAATTTCAAATGTAGTAGTTGAGAGAAAAGTATATGAAAATCTTTTTGATGTATTAAAAAATTCTTTTTTTGACTCTATATATCTTACTTTTCAAATAATTGTACTTATTAGTTTAATAATACTTTTTATGGACTTTATAAAAAGTAGAGATTTTATTAAAAAGTTTGAAAAGAATATCTCTAGAAATTTTTCTATTTTTGTAGGTATGATATTAGGTATTACTTATGGAGCAGGAATTTTAATAAAAGAGTCAAAAAGTGGCGCATTAAGCAAAAAAGATATATTTATAATTGGAACTTTTTTGATGATTTGTCACGCAATAATTGAAGATACTCTTTTATTTGTAATATTTAATGCAAATCCTTATGTAATTGTGCTTTTTAGAGTAACTTTTGCAATAATATTTACTCTTTTATTACTCAATTTATACAAAAAGATTTGA
- the fliP gene encoding flagellar type III secretion system pore protein FliP (The bacterial flagellar biogenesis protein FliP forms a type III secretion system (T3SS)-type pore required for flagellar assembly.), with translation MRIIVALLFFTFSFMAAQEQAPLINLSVAALEQPAQFVKTINIALILVLLVLAPTLLLMITSFTRLIIVFSLLRQAMGLQTTPPNQIVISLSLIMTIFIMEPYAKKSWEEGIKPYMDETINYQQAFERGVKPFKEFMIKNTREEDLALFYRIKKEENPKNIDAVPLTLLMPSFIVSELKTAFEIGFLIFLPFLVIDIIVASVLMSLGMMMLPPVMISLPIKIIFFIIIDGWALIIGNLAQSFK, from the coding sequence TTGAGAATTATAGTTGCTCTTTTATTCTTTACCTTCTCTTTTATGGCTGCACAAGAGCAAGCACCACTTATTAATCTTTCAGTTGCAGCGTTAGAACAACCTGCACAATTTGTAAAAACTATAAATATAGCTCTTATTTTAGTACTTTTAGTACTTGCGCCAACACTACTTTTAATGATTACAAGTTTTACAAGGCTTATTATTGTTTTCTCTTTACTTAGACAAGCAATGGGACTTCAAACAACACCACCAAATCAGATAGTTATCTCTCTTTCTCTAATTATGACAATTTTTATTATGGAACCATATGCAAAAAAATCTTGGGAAGAAGGTATTAAACCTTATATGGATGAAACAATCAACTATCAACAGGCTTTTGAAAGAGGAGTTAAACCTTTTAAAGAGTTTATGATTAAAAATACAAGAGAAGAGGATTTGGCTCTATTTTATAGAATTAAAAAAGAGGAAAATCCAAAAAATATTGATGCGGTTCCATTAACACTACTTATGCCTTCATTTATTGTTAGTGAATTAAAAACTGCCTTTGAAATAGGTTTTCTTATCTTCTTACCATTTTTGGTTATAGATATTATTGTTGCTTCCGTTTTAATGAGTCTAGGGATGATGATGTTACCTCCCGTAATGATATCTCTACCTATTAAGATAATATTTTTTATTATAATTGATGGTTGGGCTCTAATTATAGGGAATCTAGCCCAATCCTTTAAATAA
- a CDS encoding cupin domain-containing protein, whose protein sequence is MYCDNSENFEKKCIPNTVDAKIAVLTPKEDKDFIVRKIVLQKGGSMPNHTNEIQHQQFVLKGEAKVVIDGKEFHAKEGDFLYIPGGASHYYEACYGKDYEFLCMITTKEDKIEFIK, encoded by the coding sequence ATGTATTGTGATAATTCAGAAAATTTTGAAAAAAAGTGTATACCAAATACAGTAGATGCTAAAATTGCAGTTTTAACTCCAAAAGAGGATAAAGATTTTATAGTTAGAAAAATTGTATTACAAAAGGGTGGTTCTATGCCAAACCATACAAATGAGATTCAGCATCAACAATTTGTTTTAAAAGGTGAAGCAAAAGTTGTAATTGATGGAAAAGAGTTTCATGCAAAAGAGGGTGATTTTTTATATATTCCAGGTGGAGCATCACACTATTATGAAGCATGTTATGGAAAAGATTATGAGTTTTTATGTATGATAACTACAAAAGAGGACAAAATAGAGTTTATTAAATAA
- a CDS encoding TolC family protein codes for MHKFILYLLLFNSYVFSITIDYKTALKLTLENNKQLQEQKLEIESSKLDVKKVQSFSYGKLELKHEASRTNHAGYVFNSKLSSREASFKDFGFSQMSQGLNTQPTDLNYPEDRNNFNTKMTYEIPLFTGFKLQTQEDMMKIAQKAQELKLTLDEKSLEFELLNAYNGAVVAKEFIKATQKAKEVATLFVESANAFYNEGLVTKIDKKQAQVHELNIKSRLTEAKNRFDIAIAYLKFLTSNENIDDVKDLEIIEIENKDLKNSINEAISNRDDLKILKEQEKSMKKNIELSNSSYYPSIYSYVEYGYNDNQMNFDSNKDYYMGLLGVKYTLFDDTRSVEKQKSQIALNKTVLGLNQLKDSIKLEVEKATLELKAKKRAFKEKKEAKELANEVLEQSKLMYKNQLIAMTELLKQEAIFRENEASFIMANYELSLALAKINLARGQSLKEDKN; via the coding sequence ATGCATAAATTTATCTTATATTTATTATTATTTAATTCTTATGTTTTTTCAATTACAATTGATTATAAAACTGCACTAAAACTAACTCTTGAAAACAATAAACAACTGCAAGAACAAAAGCTTGAAATTGAGAGTTCAAAACTTGATGTAAAAAAAGTACAATCTTTCTCTTATGGAAAACTTGAACTTAAACATGAAGCAAGTAGAACAAACCACGCAGGTTATGTTTTTAATAGTAAACTTTCATCAAGAGAAGCTTCATTTAAAGACTTTGGTTTCTCTCAAATGTCCCAAGGGCTTAATACCCAACCAACAGATTTAAACTATCCAGAAGATAGAAACAATTTTAATACAAAAATGACCTATGAGATTCCACTTTTTACAGGTTTTAAACTACAAACCCAAGAAGATATGATGAAGATTGCCCAAAAAGCTCAAGAGTTAAAACTTACTTTAGATGAAAAATCTTTAGAATTTGAGCTTTTAAACGCTTATAATGGTGCAGTTGTGGCAAAGGAATTTATAAAAGCAACACAAAAAGCAAAAGAGGTAGCTACTCTTTTTGTAGAATCAGCGAATGCTTTTTATAATGAAGGATTAGTTACTAAAATTGATAAAAAGCAAGCACAAGTTCATGAATTAAATATCAAAAGCAGACTAACAGAAGCAAAAAATAGATTTGATATTGCAATTGCCTACTTGAAATTTTTAACTTCAAATGAGAATATTGATGATGTAAAAGATTTAGAGATTATAGAGATAGAGAATAAAGATTTGAAAAACTCTATAAATGAAGCTATTTCAAATAGAGATGATTTAAAGATTTTAAAAGAACAAGAAAAAAGTATGAAAAAGAATATTGAACTATCTAACTCTTCATACTATCCAAGTATCTACTCATATGTAGAGTATGGATACAATGATAATCAAATGAACTTTGATAGCAATAAAGATTATTATATGGGGCTTTTAGGAGTTAAATATACCCTTTTTGATGATACTAGAAGTGTAGAGAAACAAAAGAGTCAAATAGCTCTAAATAAGACTGTTTTGGGACTTAATCAACTAAAAGATTCTATTAAATTGGAAGTTGAAAAAGCAACCTTGGAATTAAAAGCAAAGAAAAGAGCTTTTAAAGAGAAAAAAGAGGCTAAAGAGCTTGCAAATGAAGTTTTAGAACAATCAAAACTGATGTATAAAAATCAACTAATTGCAATGACAGAACTTCTAAAACAAGAGGCTATTTTTAGGGAAAATGAAGCCTCTTTTATTATGGCAAATTATGAGCTGTCACTAGCTTTAGCAAAGATTAATCTGGCAAGAGGACAAAGTTTAAAAGAGGACAAAAATTAA
- a CDS encoding efflux RND transporter periplasmic adaptor subunit — protein MKKLFIIISILVVSITNLFSIELSGTVISDNEKIISSRYMGFIKKVYVHEGDFVKKGQLLYEIDSSNIDSNKQEALLNLQIQENNLNNVKTNYERYKRLYEKDLVPKYDLEQLELKLKNIENMISIAKAKLKEVNFQYKYLKITAPNNGLIIKKSIKSGEMAMPTSPAIILSDLDSLKIKTEINESNLGKIKIGQEVNILIESIGLKTKGKIESIIPNIQNMTHSFSVKISFDKMNKKLYPGMYSKIYFELSNNE, from the coding sequence ATGAAAAAACTATTTATAATAATATCAATTTTAGTTGTATCAATAACAAATCTATTTTCAATTGAGTTAAGTGGTACAGTGATCTCAGACAATGAAAAGATAATAAGTAGCAGATATATGGGTTTTATAAAAAAAGTTTATGTACATGAGGGAGATTTTGTAAAAAAAGGTCAACTTCTTTATGAGATAGACTCTTCAAATATTGATAGTAATAAACAAGAGGCACTTTTAAACCTTCAAATTCAAGAAAATAATCTAAATAATGTAAAAACCAATTATGAAAGATATAAAAGACTTTATGAAAAGGATTTAGTACCTAAATATGACTTGGAGCAGTTGGAATTAAAACTTAAAAATATAGAGAATATGATCTCTATTGCAAAAGCTAAATTAAAAGAGGTAAATTTTCAATATAAATACCTAAAAATAACTGCACCAAATAATGGTCTAATTATTAAAAAGAGTATTAAAAGTGGTGAAATGGCAATGCCAACATCTCCTGCCATTATTCTTTCAGATTTAGATAGTCTTAAAATCAAAACAGAGATAAATGAGAGCAATTTAGGAAAAATAAAAATAGGTCAAGAGGTTAATATTTTAATTGAGTCAATAGGATTAAAAACAAAAGGAAAGATTGAATCAATAATTCCAAATATACAAAATATGACTCACTCTTTTTCTGTAAAAATATCTTTTGACAAAATGAATAAAAAACTATATCCAGGTATGTATAGTAAAATCTATTTTGAGTTAAGTAACAATGAATAA
- a CDS encoding N-acetyltransferase: MEINFFKPNVTNIEAMQKLVQEEVEKGVILLRTEDEMATTIRSYTVVEVDGKIAGFVALHVHSPRLSEVRSLVVSKEYRGLKLGKKLVEACINEGRKLGLQQLLSLTYQKGFFESIGFYEIEKDKIPEHKIWADCIRCKHFPICDEVAMVYDL; the protein is encoded by the coding sequence TTGGAAATTAATTTTTTTAAACCTAATGTAACAAACATTGAAGCAATGCAAAAGTTAGTTCAAGAAGAGGTAGAGAAGGGTGTTATTCTACTTAGAACTGAAGATGAGATGGCAACTACTATTAGATCATACACTGTTGTTGAAGTTGATGGTAAAATTGCAGGTTTTGTTGCTTTGCATGTGCATTCTCCAAGATTATCAGAAGTTAGAAGTTTAGTTGTCTCAAAAGAGTATAGAGGTCTTAAATTAGGTAAAAAGCTAGTTGAAGCCTGTATTAATGAGGGAAGAAAACTTGGTCTTCAACAACTTCTTTCTCTTACTTATCAAAAAGGTTTTTTTGAGAGTATTGGATTTTATGAAATAGAGAAAGATAAAATCCCTGAACATAAAATTTGGGCTGATTGTATTAGGTGTAAACATTTTCCCATTTGTGACGAAGTTGCAATGGTTTATGACTTATAA
- the yihA gene encoding ribosome biogenesis GTP-binding protein YihA/YsxC, with protein sequence MKIVDAKFLTSAQSIVDSPSPDMAEVAFLGRSNVGKSSLLNTLTNRKGLAKSSSTPGKTQLINYFDIKFKTENEELPYVYTRFVDLPGFGYAKVSKSLKKEWNKNLTGYLEQRANLQIFVHLIDARHPELDIDKNVDEFLESIKRGDQIIIHAFTKIDKLNQSELQKLKRAYPKGIFISNLKKRGLEQLQNAITGYLFGN encoded by the coding sequence ATGAAAATAGTTGATGCAAAATTTTTAACCTCTGCACAAAGTATTGTGGATTCACCAAGTCCAGATATGGCAGAGGTAGCTTTTCTAGGTAGAAGTAATGTTGGTAAATCATCTCTGTTAAATACTTTAACAAATAGAAAAGGTTTGGCAAAATCCTCTTCAACTCCAGGTAAAACACAGTTGATTAACTATTTTGATATAAAGTTTAAAACTGAGAATGAAGAGCTTCCTTATGTATATACAAGATTTGTAGATTTGCCAGGATTTGGATATGCTAAGGTATCAAAAAGTCTTAAAAAAGAGTGGAATAAAAATCTGACAGGTTATTTAGAACAAAGAGCAAACTTGCAGATTTTTGTTCATTTGATTGATGCTAGACATCCAGAACTTGATATTGATAAAAATGTTGATGAGTTTTTGGAATCAATAAAAAGAGGGGATCAGATAATTATTCATGCCTTTACTAAAATTGATAAACTAAATCAAAGTGAATTACAGAAATTAAAAAGAGCATACCCAAAGGGTATATTTATCTCAAACCTTAAAAAAAGAGGTTTAGAACAGTTACAAAATGCTATAACAGGATATCTATTTGGAAATTAA
- a CDS encoding LptA/OstA family protein has translation MKFILASILFATMLFADSEKLIIDSNNFETDDATGVTIFTGNVKLKKVNDKLNSKKLEIFMKPNSKGKAKEPLKYVATGNVDFEIHSNGKIYKGKGDKVIYNPNTQEYTVIGNGHIKELTEQRELLGEKIFINELTGNAKVSGNEQKPVRFIINIESKNSANESDKNK, from the coding sequence ATGAAATTTATTTTAGCATCTATTCTTTTTGCGACTATGCTTTTTGCAGACTCGGAAAAACTTATAATTGATTCTAACAACTTTGAAACAGACGATGCAACTGGTGTAACCATTTTTACAGGAAATGTAAAGTTAAAAAAAGTAAATGATAAATTAAACTCTAAAAAATTAGAAATTTTTATGAAACCAAATAGCAAAGGTAAAGCAAAAGAGCCTTTAAAATATGTAGCTACTGGAAATGTTGATTTTGAGATACACTCAAATGGCAAAATCTACAAAGGTAAGGGTGATAAAGTAATATATAATCCTAATACTCAAGAGTATACAGTTATTGGAAATGGACATATAAAAGAGCTTACTGAACAAAGAGAGTTATTGGGTGAAAAAATATTTATTAATGAATTAACTGGAAATGCTAAAGTAAGTGGAAATGAACAAAAACCAGTTAGATTTATTATTAATATTGAAAGTAAAAATAGTGCTAATGAGAGTGATAAAAACAAATAA
- a CDS encoding LPS export ABC transporter periplasmic protein LptC — translation MAVRIFVSALFIITVIAYFIPANKRANNNKDKDLPLLIFIDSTMYTLNTDSLNRIIFSKKAIRYTDRDVMNDSSLMLKSLDKDNKKITDTLLADMIIRRGDEFKFLNDVKFTRNNYVTLNTDELLYNSKTKIATNTLPFEGTYFNHYIKGKSVYLDLNKYYMESLDTHFEIEIQKKGN, via the coding sequence ATGGCTGTAAGAATCTTTGTAAGTGCACTCTTTATAATAACAGTAATAGCCTATTTTATACCAGCTAATAAAAGAGCTAATAACAATAAAGATAAAGATTTACCACTTTTAATTTTTATTGATTCAACTATGTACACGTTAAATACAGATAGTTTAAATAGAATAATCTTTAGTAAAAAGGCAATTAGATATACAGATAGAGATGTGATGAATGACAGCTCTTTGATGTTAAAAAGTCTTGATAAAGATAATAAAAAGATTACTGATACTCTTTTGGCTGATATGATAATAAGAAGAGGGGATGAGTTTAAATTTTTAAATGATGTAAAATTTACAAGAAATAACTATGTAACTTTAAACACTGATGAATTATTGTATAATTCCAAAACTAAGATTGCTACAAATACTTTGCCATTTGAAGGGACATATTTTAACCATTATATAAAAGGTAAAAGTGTATATTTGGATTTGAACAAATATTATATGGAATCTTTAGATACCCATTTTGAAATTGAAATACAAAAAAAAGGAAATTGA